A window from Leptospira wolffii serovar Khorat str. Khorat-H2 encodes these proteins:
- a CDS encoding HAMP domain-containing protein, whose translation MVSTKTIAFVDKNELDLREFVEVLSALRRGDLSKRMSLDRTGLSGKIADLLNDIIDQNDRMVKEFERISNEVGQEGKISQRISALATSGSWAACINSVNSLIGNLVQPNTEVMRVIGAVAGGDLSQNMSLEIEGRPLKGEFLRTAKIVNTMVDQLNSFASEVTRVAREVGTEGKLGGQADVRGVAGTWKDLTDSVNSMASNLTGQVRDIAEVTKAVATGDLSKKITVDVKGEILELKDTINTMVDQLNSFASEVTRVAREVGTEGKLGGQADVRGVAGTWKDLTDSVNFMANNLTTQVRGIAKVVTSVANGDLKKKLYLEAKGEIAELSDTINDMIDTLGLFGDQVTTVAKEVGIEGKLGGQASVPGAAGLWRNLTDNVNQLASNLTTQVRAIAEVATGVTKGDLSRSVTVKAAGEVAALSDNINEMIRNLRETTRINTEQDWLKTNLAKFTRLLQGQRNLVNVSKLILSELAPLVSAQNGAFFITENSEEEPNLKLLMSYASQKRNQVQDRFRPGEGLVGQCYLEKERILVTQVPKDYIKINSALGEATPLNIVVLPVLFEGEVKAIIELASFQSFTPIHLNFLDQLTESIGIVLNTIAASMRTEELLIQSQTLTEELQGRQEELTKTNQRLEEQAKSLQASEELLKEQREELQEKNDELEEKARLLARNNEEVERKNIEVEQARHSLEEKARQLALTSRYKSEFLANMSHELRTPLNNMLILSRLLYDEESANLSSKQIEYARTIHSSGNDLLQLINDILDLSKIESGKMSVDLDSVLFRELAEYLDRSFRETARNKELEFRVFLGAELPRSMTTDLQRLQQILRNLLSNAFKFTHKGSVSLQIHRAKGGWSENHFILNHANSVVSFSVIDTGIGIPPEKQSLIFEAFRQADGSTSRKYGGTGLGLSISKEITRLLGGELKLESKSEEGSIFTLFLPMEYVPTEEFESEGSVMEFSQPPVMDDRGGAWIPGVFSSYSGGSSLAGNILAEPYDLSSSGSDVELENHKVLIVDDDVRNIFALTSVLELHKMRVFHAESALEGIEILRGTPDMEIVLMDVMMPNMDGYEAMRAIRSMGGFETLPIVALTAKAMKGDREKCIDAGATDYIAKPVSVDQLLSLLRVLLSR comes from the coding sequence ATGGTGAGCACTAAGACAATAGCTTTCGTTGATAAGAACGAATTGGATTTGAGGGAGTTTGTGGAAGTTCTCTCTGCGTTGCGTAGAGGGGATCTTTCCAAAAGGATGTCTTTGGACAGAACCGGCCTCTCCGGTAAGATTGCGGATCTACTGAACGATATCATAGATCAGAACGATCGAATGGTAAAAGAATTCGAGAGGATCAGTAACGAAGTCGGCCAAGAAGGAAAGATTTCCCAAAGGATCAGCGCCCTTGCAACCAGCGGATCCTGGGCCGCCTGCATCAATTCGGTGAACTCCCTCATCGGAAATCTAGTACAACCGAATACCGAGGTCATGCGAGTAATCGGAGCCGTGGCGGGAGGAGACCTATCCCAGAACATGTCCTTGGAGATAGAAGGAAGGCCCTTGAAGGGAGAGTTCCTGCGAACTGCGAAGATCGTAAACACGATGGTGGACCAGTTAAACTCTTTCGCATCGGAGGTGACTCGTGTTGCCCGAGAGGTGGGAACGGAAGGAAAGCTTGGCGGTCAAGCGGATGTTCGGGGAGTAGCGGGAACCTGGAAGGACCTTACGGATAGTGTGAACTCCATGGCCTCGAACTTAACGGGCCAAGTGAGAGATATCGCCGAGGTCACGAAGGCGGTTGCAACAGGAGACCTTTCCAAGAAGATCACAGTGGATGTAAAGGGAGAGATCCTAGAACTGAAAGACACGATCAACACGATGGTGGACCAGTTGAACTCGTTTGCATCGGAGGTGACTCGTGTTGCCCGAGAGGTGGGAACGGAAGGAAAACTGGGAGGCCAGGCGGATGTTCGGGGAGTCGCTGGGACTTGGAAGGACCTTACGGATAGCGTGAATTTCATGGCGAACAACCTCACAACTCAGGTGAGGGGAATCGCTAAAGTGGTAACTTCCGTGGCGAACGGAGACTTAAAGAAAAAGTTATATTTGGAGGCCAAAGGAGAGATCGCAGAGCTTTCCGATACGATCAACGATATGATCGACACTCTGGGACTTTTCGGAGACCAGGTGACTACGGTCGCTAAGGAAGTGGGTATAGAAGGAAAACTGGGAGGCCAGGCGAGCGTCCCCGGTGCCGCTGGTCTCTGGAGAAACCTGACGGATAACGTGAACCAATTGGCGAGTAACTTGACGACTCAAGTAAGGGCGATCGCGGAAGTGGCAACGGGTGTGACCAAAGGGGATCTTTCCCGATCGGTGACGGTAAAGGCGGCGGGAGAAGTGGCGGCCCTGTCGGATAATATCAACGAGATGATCCGAAATTTAAGGGAGACGACCCGAATCAATACGGAACAGGACTGGCTAAAGACGAACCTTGCCAAGTTTACGAGGCTTTTGCAAGGACAGAGAAATTTGGTAAACGTAAGTAAGTTGATTCTTTCCGAATTGGCTCCTCTTGTTTCGGCTCAGAACGGTGCATTCTTCATTACGGAAAATAGCGAAGAAGAACCGAATCTCAAGTTGCTAATGAGCTACGCCTCCCAGAAACGCAATCAGGTTCAGGACCGCTTCCGGCCGGGAGAGGGCCTTGTAGGGCAATGTTATCTGGAAAAAGAGAGGATACTCGTCACACAGGTTCCTAAGGATTATATCAAGATCAACTCCGCATTGGGAGAGGCGACGCCTTTAAATATAGTCGTATTGCCTGTGTTATTCGAAGGAGAGGTGAAAGCAATCATAGAGCTCGCATCCTTCCAGAGTTTTACTCCCATCCATTTGAATTTCTTGGATCAATTGACGGAAAGTATCGGGATCGTTTTGAATACGATCGCCGCGAGTATGAGGACGGAAGAACTTCTAATACAGTCCCAAACCCTTACGGAAGAATTGCAAGGGCGCCAGGAAGAATTGACTAAAACCAACCAAAGATTGGAGGAACAGGCAAAATCCCTACAAGCCTCCGAGGAATTATTAAAAGAGCAAAGGGAAGAACTACAAGAGAAGAACGACGAATTGGAGGAAAAAGCCCGCCTTCTGGCAAGGAATAACGAGGAAGTGGAGAGAAAGAACATAGAGGTGGAGCAAGCCAGGCATTCCCTCGAAGAGAAGGCAAGGCAATTGGCGCTGACTTCCAGATATAAATCGGAGTTTCTTGCCAATATGTCCCACGAACTTAGGACTCCTCTCAATAATATGCTGATCCTTTCTAGGCTTCTATACGATGAGGAAAGCGCAAATCTTTCCTCTAAACAGATAGAATATGCGAGAACCATCCATAGTTCCGGTAACGACCTATTGCAGTTAATCAACGATATATTGGATCTTTCTAAAATAGAATCAGGTAAAATGAGCGTGGATTTGGATTCCGTTCTGTTCCGGGAACTTGCTGAATATTTGGATCGCTCCTTTAGAGAGACTGCCCGTAATAAGGAATTAGAGTTTCGGGTATTCTTGGGTGCAGAATTGCCTAGGAGTATGACCACCGACTTGCAAAGATTACAGCAGATTCTCAGGAATCTACTCTCGAATGCGTTCAAGTTCACGCATAAGGGAAGCGTTAGTCTGCAGATTCATAGGGCTAAGGGAGGATGGAGCGAGAACCATTTCATTCTGAATCATGCCAACTCGGTCGTTTCTTTTTCAGTGATCGATACCGGGATCGGAATTCCTCCGGAGAAACAGAGTCTGATCTTCGAGGCGTTCCGCCAAGCGGACGGAAGTACTAGCCGTAAATACGGAGGAACAGGACTCGGACTCTCTATCAGTAAGGAAATCACCCGATTATTGGGAGGGGAGCTGAAGCTCGAGAGCAAATCGGAGGAAGGAAGCATCTTCACTCTCTTTTTGCCCATGGAGTATGTTCCTACGGAAGAATTCGAATCCGAAGGATCGGTAATGGAATTCTCTCAGCCTCCTGTCATGGACGATAGAGGCGGGGCTTGGATACCCGGGGTGTTCTCATCTTATTCCGGAGGGAGCAGTCTCGCAGGCAATATTCTGGCGGAACCCTACGACCTAAGTTCTTCCGGTTCGGATGTGGAATTAGAAAATCATAAAGTTTTGATAGTGGACGACGATGTCAGAAACATATTCGCCCTTACGAGCGTATTGGAACTCCATAAAATGCGCGTATTCCATGCGGAAAGCGCATTGGAAGGAATCGAGATACTCAGGGGAACCCCGGACATGGAAATCGTTCTGATGGACGTGATGATGCCTAATATGGACGGATATGAAGCGATGCGAGCGATTCGGTCCATGGGAGGATTCGAGACCTTGCCGATAGTCGCACTGACCGCAAAGGCGATGAAAGGGGACCGGGAAAAATGTATAGATGCGGGGGCTACCGATTATATCGCGAAACCCGTGAGTGTGGATCAACTTCTTTCCCTTCTTAGGGTATTGTTGAGTAGATGA
- a CDS encoding histidine kinase dimerization/phosphoacceptor domain -containing protein, translating into MERDIKVKVLVVDDNPDNLKVMEHILSGPEIELVKVGSGPEALKALLEPEDFALIFMDVRMPGLDGFDVASIIRQREKCAQIPIIFLTAYGTNETGMFKGYSLGAVDFLVKPVAPEILKSKLSVFVDLYKKNKILTIQEEMLRRSHDELEIRVQERTSELHRVNQELMGEIAERSRAEEALKVSLREKEVLLREIHHRVKNNLQIVSSILNLQGNYITDRKSLEMFADSQSRIKSIALIHELLYQNEDLAQTNFREYLYSLVTNLMRTYRVNSQINFDIDADPVHLSLDSAIHCGLIVTELVTNSLKYGFTGREEGTIFISIKDRGDLFVLSVGDDGVGFPEDFDYRRSESLGLQLVNTLSEQIGGKLELEGGEGTKFTLAFKERSKVRK; encoded by the coding sequence ATGGAACGGGATATCAAAGTCAAAGTCTTGGTAGTGGACGATAATCCGGACAATCTGAAAGTGATGGAGCATATTCTATCCGGTCCGGAGATCGAACTGGTTAAGGTAGGTTCCGGGCCGGAGGCCTTAAAAGCGTTACTCGAACCCGAGGATTTTGCGCTGATCTTCATGGATGTCAGAATGCCCGGGCTGGATGGATTCGATGTGGCTTCGATCATACGCCAAAGGGAAAAATGTGCCCAGATTCCTATCATCTTTTTAACCGCCTACGGAACGAACGAAACCGGGATGTTCAAAGGATACTCCTTGGGCGCCGTGGACTTTCTGGTAAAACCCGTCGCTCCCGAAATATTGAAGTCCAAGCTTTCCGTTTTCGTCGACCTATATAAGAAAAATAAGATATTGACTATCCAAGAGGAGATGCTTAGGAGAAGTCACGACGAGTTGGAGATAAGAGTCCAGGAGAGGACCTCCGAATTGCATCGGGTGAACCAGGAACTCATGGGGGAGATTGCGGAAAGATCCAGGGCCGAAGAAGCCTTGAAAGTGTCCCTCAGGGAAAAGGAAGTCTTATTGCGCGAGATCCATCACCGAGTGAAGAATAACCTTCAAATCGTATCCAGCATTCTCAATCTGCAGGGAAATTATATCACGGATCGCAAATCTTTGGAGATGTTCGCGGATTCCCAGTCCAGGATAAAATCCATAGCCTTGATTCACGAACTTCTCTACCAGAACGAGGACCTTGCCCAGACGAATTTTAGAGAATACTTATATAGCTTGGTTACGAATTTAATGCGTACATATAGAGTCAATTCCCAGATCAATTTCGATATCGATGCGGATCCGGTGCATCTTAGTTTGGATTCCGCGATCCATTGCGGTTTGATCGTAACTGAACTGGTAACGAATTCCCTGAAATACGGTTTTACAGGGCGGGAAGAAGGAACCATTTTTATATCCATAAAGGATCGAGGCGATCTATTCGTATTGAGCGTAGGAGACGACGGTGTTGGATTTCCGGAGGATTTCGATTATAGAAGATCTGAATCCTTAGGTTTGCAACTGGTCAATACTCTCTCCGAGCAGATAGGAGGAAAATTGGAATTGGAAGGAGGAGAAGGAACGAAATTCACTTTGGCCTTCAAGGAAAGGAGTAAGGTGAGAAAATGA
- a CDS encoding response regulator, whose translation MSFESPKILILEDENIVARDLCFQLERIGYTSVRVVKTGEEALVRVLEERPDLLILDITLSRGELDGIETGAEIHTFSDIPIIYLTAYANESTWTRTKETKPYGYILKPFQIQELKIAIEMALNKSAWERKRHKERDILSSVLGDSVLWEVQHDAVHLGSEKDNENEEDRSSKNSPLFGRKLLNELG comes from the coding sequence ATGAGTTTCGAATCACCTAAGATTCTTATATTAGAAGACGAGAATATAGTCGCCCGGGACCTCTGCTTCCAGTTGGAAAGGATCGGCTACACCTCCGTTCGAGTCGTTAAAACCGGCGAGGAGGCATTGGTTCGCGTTTTGGAAGAAAGGCCGGACCTTCTGATTTTGGATATAACCCTTTCGAGGGGAGAATTGGACGGAATCGAAACCGGAGCGGAAATACATACTTTCTCGGATATTCCCATCATATATCTGACAGCTTACGCGAACGAATCCACTTGGACTCGCACCAAAGAGACCAAACCCTACGGATATATACTGAAGCCGTTCCAAATCCAGGAACTGAAGATAGCGATCGAGATGGCGTTGAATAAGAGCGCTTGGGAGAGAAAAAGGCACAAAGAAAGGGATATTCTTTCCTCCGTATTGGGAGATTCCGTTTTGTGGGAGGTCCAACACGATGCCGTACATCTAGGATCCGAAAAGGATAATGAGAATGAAGAAGATCGGAGTTCGAAAAATAGTCCGCTTTTCGGAAGGAAGCTTTTGAATGAGCTCGGCTAA
- a CDS encoding response regulator: MSSAKILIVEDEGLVAQDIRHRLEQMGFPSPVIASTGEDAVDKASRLSPDLILMDIILSRGYVDGVEAAEKIRAFLDVPIIFLTASSDATTLDRAKLTEPDGYILKPFQTRELQIAIELTLYKYELDREILRQDRLVLATLREMEEGVIATDESKRIFFLNPAAEKLTGWMESDAVGKPVSEIVKIHSLQTAGNEESEHLPAFDSEVRIPSHGNLESKNGLNTEVITVNRSVVPSDREESIGNVLIIRKFGNRK, translated from the coding sequence ATGAGCTCGGCTAAAATACTCATCGTAGAGGACGAAGGCTTGGTGGCCCAGGATATCCGACATCGATTGGAACAAATGGGCTTTCCTTCTCCTGTGATCGCGTCTACGGGAGAGGACGCCGTGGATAAGGCGTCCCGACTTTCTCCGGATCTCATTCTTATGGACATCATTCTCTCAAGAGGTTATGTGGACGGTGTCGAGGCAGCGGAAAAGATACGGGCTTTCTTGGACGTTCCTATTATCTTTCTGACCGCTTCATCGGATGCGACCACCTTGGATCGTGCGAAACTTACGGAACCGGACGGATACATTCTGAAACCTTTTCAGACCAGGGAATTGCAGATCGCGATAGAGTTAACCCTTTATAAATACGAATTAGATCGGGAAATCTTAAGACAGGATCGACTGGTTTTAGCGACGCTAAGGGAAATGGAAGAAGGCGTCATTGCGACCGACGAGTCCAAACGAATATTCTTTCTGAACCCTGCCGCGGAGAAATTGACCGGTTGGATGGAGTCTGACGCAGTAGGTAAACCCGTTTCAGAGATAGTAAAGATTCATTCCTTGCAGACGGCCGGAAACGAGGAGTCGGAACATTTGCCTGCTTTCGATTCGGAGGTCCGAATACCTTCTCACGGAAATCTGGAATCTAAAAACGGTCTAAACACGGAGGTCATTACCGTGAATCGATCCGTGGTTCCTTCGGATAGGGAAGAATCTATCGGAAACGTATTGATTATTCGTAAATTCGGAAATCGTAAATAG
- a CDS encoding winged helix-turn-helix transcriptional regulator — MKRKNLEQDSCPIARSLSTIGEWWSLLILRDVFLGKRRFSELEKSLGLAKNVLSSRLQKLVSEGVLEIVPASDGSAYQEYSLTEKGKGIFPILVAIRQWGEKFLFQDDPIDQALVEKKSGKKIKTIQVQSQAGKNLRPEDVRLLFFEKIKKPGKRN; from the coding sequence ATGAAACGCAAAAATCTAGAACAAGACTCTTGCCCTATCGCGCGGTCCCTTAGTACTATAGGAGAATGGTGGTCCCTTCTCATCCTTAGGGACGTATTCTTAGGCAAAAGAAGATTCTCCGAATTAGAAAAAAGTCTGGGTTTAGCGAAGAACGTACTTAGCTCTAGATTGCAAAAATTGGTTTCGGAAGGCGTTTTGGAAATCGTCCCCGCATCGGACGGAAGCGCATATCAGGAATATTCCTTAACCGAAAAAGGAAAAGGAATCTTTCCCATACTCGTAGCCATTCGCCAATGGGGAGAGAAATTCCTTTTCCAAGACGACCCCATCGACCAAGCGCTTGTGGAGAAAAAATCCGGAAAGAAAATTAAGACGATTCAGGTCCAATCGCAGGCGGGTAAAAATCTTCGTCCGGAAGATGTCAGGCTCCTTTTTTTCGAAAAGATAAAGAAGCCCGGAAAAAGAAATTAA
- a CDS encoding glucose 1-dehydrogenase, with protein sequence MRFEGKKALVTGGNSGIGLTTARMLIEEGAEVIITGRDSSTLEAAQESLGPKAIVVKADVSDPEERKNLLHTIQNRFGELDILFANAGIVKQTPAGSGSEKDFEEVLKVNLVGVFSTIQSTLPFLKNGSSIVLNGSIMSVLGAAGSSAYAASKAGVRAMARVLANELGPKGIRVNVVVPGATRTPIWGPEGDATNARLSMIARSIPMGRLGEAEEIAKAVLFLASEDSSYIQGTEIVVDGGSTSLPAGAPIYAGK encoded by the coding sequence ATGAGATTCGAAGGAAAAAAAGCCCTGGTTACGGGAGGAAATAGCGGAATCGGATTAACTACGGCAAGAATGTTAATCGAAGAAGGAGCCGAAGTCATCATTACCGGTAGAGACTCCTCCACCCTGGAAGCGGCGCAGGAGTCCTTGGGGCCTAAGGCGATAGTCGTGAAAGCGGACGTTTCCGATCCGGAGGAAAGAAAAAATCTTTTACATACGATTCAAAACCGATTCGGAGAATTGGATATATTGTTCGCGAACGCCGGTATCGTAAAACAGACTCCGGCAGGCTCTGGCTCCGAAAAGGATTTCGAAGAAGTGCTGAAAGTGAATCTGGTAGGAGTATTCTCCACGATTCAATCGACGCTTCCCTTTCTCAAGAACGGGTCCTCCATCGTATTAAACGGATCCATAATGAGCGTGCTCGGAGCCGCGGGGAGTTCGGCTTACGCCGCAAGTAAAGCCGGAGTTCGTGCTATGGCAAGGGTGCTTGCGAACGAATTGGGCCCGAAAGGAATTCGTGTAAACGTCGTGGTCCCGGGAGCCACCCGCACTCCTATCTGGGGTCCGGAAGGAGATGCGACCAACGCCAGATTAAGCATGATCGCGCGCTCCATTCCCATGGGAAGATTAGGAGAAGCGGAAGAGATCGCGAAAGCGGTGCTATTTCTGGCCTCGGAAGATTCTTCTTACATTCAAGGAACGGAGATCGTCGTGGATGGAGGCTCCACAAGCCTGCCCGCCGGAGCTCCGATTTATGCTGGAAAATAA